The Arachis hypogaea cultivar Tifrunner chromosome 16, arahy.Tifrunner.gnm2.J5K5, whole genome shotgun sequence genome contains a region encoding:
- the LOC112754540 gene encoding protein S40-7: MDPTRSLHRRSSSSSSNRLLHHLTSPTATTPTGSAADDLNEAELFWSIEVSEPENEYPIPLPADNNRRRNFDRPQNSGILAVLAEPDQVPVFRRNPSVSSSPRLIPSLTRPPAQNSEFLAQSAPSRKFQQSAPVMVPILMSKAAPRRRKGDELAVVCDGDVDGDDEVLPPHEIVAKGSGFSPNITFSVLEGVGRTLKGRDLRQVRNAIWRKTGFLD, encoded by the coding sequence ATGGACCCTACACGATCCCTTCACCGCCGATCGTCTTCCTCCTCATCCAACCGCCTCCTCCATCACCTCACCTCCCCCACCGCCACCACACCAACCGGCTCCGCGGCCGACGATCTCAACGAAGCCGAGCTTTTCTGGTCCATAGAGGTCTCCGAACCAGAAAATGAATACCCCATCCCCCTTCCGGCAGACAATAACCGGCGCCGGAATTTCGATCGGCCTCAAAACTCCGGCATCCTTGCCGTGCTAGCGGAACCCGATCAGGTGCCGGTGTTTCGCCGGAATCCATCCGTCTCGTCGTCCCCGAGGCTGATTCCTTCGCTTACAAGACCTCCAGCTCAGAATTCGGAGTTTCTGGCGCAGTCCGCTCCTTCTAGAAAGTTCCAGCAGTCCGCTCCTGTGATGGTTCCGATTCTGATGTCAAAAGCTGCCCCGCGGCGGAGGAAGGGCGACGAATTAGCCGTCGTCTGCGACGGCGATGTGGACGGCGACGATGAGGTGCTTCCGCCACACGAGATCGTGGCAAAGGGTTCGGGATTTTCGCCGAACATCACTTTCTCGGTGTTGGAAGGTGTGGGGAGAACGCTCAAAGGGAGGGATCTCCGTCAGGTGAGGAACGCTATATGGCGCAAAACAGGTTTtcttgattaa